One genomic segment of Brassica napus cultivar Da-Ae chromosome A3, Da-Ae, whole genome shotgun sequence includes these proteins:
- the LOC106440002 gene encoding dof zinc finger protein DOF3.4-like, with protein sequence MTTSDSGESRRTAMRPHGGITGLPPATEQQEQLPCPRCDSTNTKFCYYNNYNFSQPRHFCKSCRRYWTHGGTLRDIPVGGGTRKAAKRSRTCSSSAGVLNAPLQATPVLFPQTSLSNGVCHAVTENDGKGSSLSLCGSFTSLLNQNGNAESATTHGTGGFGSGLGSGFDDVSFGLGRAAWPFSTVDDAATTNVGSNGGHHAVQIPATWQFEGLESSNAGGFVPGEYFAWPDLSITTPVSSLK encoded by the coding sequence ATGACGACGTCTGACTCCGGCGAATCACGACGCACGGCGATGAGGCCTCACGGCGGAATAACGGGGCTTCCACCGGCCACGGAGCAGCAAGAGCAGCTCCCGTGTCCTCGCTGCGACTCAACCAACACCAAGTTCTGTTACTACAACAACTACAACTTCTCCCAGCCTCGCCACTTCTGCAAATCCTGCCGCCGTTACTGGACTCACGGCGGAACTCTCCGCGACATTCCCGTCGGCGGCGGCACTCGCAAAGCCGCGAAACGCTCCCGCACTTGCTCCTCCTCCGCCGGAGTCCTCAACGCTCCGTTGCAAGCGACGCCTGTTCTCTTCCCTCAAACGTCGCTCTCTAACGGCGTTTGCCACGCCGTCACCGAAAACGACGGAAAGGGAAGTTCTTTATCTCTCTGCGGCAGTTTCACGTCTCTCCTGAACCAAAACGGCAACGCAGAGAGTGCCACGACGCATGGAACAGGCGGGTTTGGAAGCGGACTCGGGTCGGGTTTTGATGACGTCAGCTTTGGACTCGGAAGAGCGGCTTGGCCGTTTTCGACCGTGGACGACGCTGCCACGACGAATGTGGGGAGTAACGGTGGTCATCACGCGGTTCAGATACCCGCCACGTGGCAGTTCGAGGGTTTAGAGAGCAGCAACGCCGGTGGGTTCGTTCCCGGTGAGTACTTTGCGTGGCCGGACCTCTCCATCACAACACCAGTGAGCTCACTCAAATGA
- the LOC106442455 gene encoding GDSL esterase/lipase At3g50400-like, which produces MAIVSRANSPPNGIGFKPSRGNPTGRFTNGRTIADIVGEKLEQPNYAVPYLAPNASGDVLLNGVNCALCSGGIHSAAGSVFSMDLLKHPALTLDYWAHLAKKRKYV; this is translated from the exons ATGGCAATCGTGTCTAGAGCTAATAGTCCTCCTAATGGCATTGGTTTCAAACCATCCCGTGGCAATCCAACCGGCCGGTTTACCAATGGCCGTACTATAGCTGATATCGTTG GAGAAAAGCTAGAGCAACCAAATTATGCAGTTCCATATCTAGCACCAAACGCAAGTGGTGATGTATTACTAAATGGTGTGAATTGCGCATTATGTAGTGGTGGAATTCACAGTGCTGCTGGAAGTGTATTT TCCATGGACCTTCTAAAACATCCAGCATTAACACTTGACTACTGGGCTCATTTAGCTAAAAAACGGAAATACGTGTAA
- the LOC106440001 gene encoding pentatricopeptide repeat-containing protein At3g50420, whose protein sequence is MPLNELVSSVVELTRRCVSTTALKRARQLHALVLTGGAAHDSPYASNNLISMYARCGSLEQARKVFDTMPQRNVVSYNALCSAYSRNQSHASYAFGLITRMASEFLKPNSSTFTSLVQVCALLEDVLMGSLLHSQIIKVGFLDNVVVQTSVLGMYSSCNELESARRVFECVNDGDAVVWNTMISGSLRNDEVEEGLALFRTMLMSGVVPTQFTYSMVLNACSKLGSYSLGKVIHARIIVSDGLADSVVENALLDMYCSCGDVKEALFVFERIHNPNLVAWNSIISGCSENGFGEEAILMYGRLQRRSTPRPDEYTLSAVICATGETEWFIHGKLLHGQVTKLGYERSVFVGTTLLSMYFKNGEAEAAQKVFDVIRERDIVLWTEMIVGQSRVGNSECAVQLFVEMYREKNRTDGFSLSSVLGACSDMALLRQGEVFHSLTVKTGFDSVMSVCGALVDMYGKTGKYSAAESVFSLVSNPDLKCWNSMLGAYSQHGMLEKALSFFEQILQNGLTPDAVTYLSLLVACSHSGSIQQGKFLWNQMKERGIKAGFKHYSCMVNLVSKAGLVDEALELIQESLPGNNQTELWRTLLSACVNTRDLQMGLYAADQILRLDPEDTATYILLSNLYAVKGRWEDVAEMRRKIRGLASAKDPGLSWIEVNNNSTQVFSSGDQSNTEVIQVQDELHRLKSNMLCRSSSSIEQDQFLTRPDCSH, encoded by the coding sequence ATGCCACTTAACGAACTAGTTTCTTCCGTCGTCGAGCTCACACGGAGATGCGTTTCGACCACCGCACTAAAACGGGCGCGTCAGCTCCACGCACTCGTCCTCACCGGGGGCGCAGCTCACGACTCTCCGTACGCAAGCAACAACCTCATCTCGATGTACGCCAGGTGCGGCTCTCTAGAACAAGCGCGGAAGGTGTTCGACACAATGCCTCAGAGAAACGTGGTTTCTTACAACGCGCTTTGTTCAGCGTATTCCCGGAACCAAAGCCACGCAAGTTACGCTTTTGGTCTGATAACCCGTATGGCGTCTGAGTTCTTGAAGCCTAACAGCTCGACTTTCACTAGCTTAGTGCAGGTATGCGCTTTGCTCGAGGATGTTTTGATGGGATCTTTGTTACATTCTCAGATCATAAAGGTTGGATTTTTAGACAATGTGGTTGTCCAGACATCGGTTTTGGGGATGTACTCTAGTTGTAATGAGTTAGAATCCGCAAGGAGGGTCTTTGAGTGTGTAAACGATGGAGATGCTGTGGTTTGGAACACGATGATATCTGGGAGTTTGAGAAATGATGAGGTAGAAGAAGGGCTTGCGCTGTTTAGAACCATGTTGATGTCTGGTGTTGTTCCAACGCAGTTCACGTATTCTATGGTGCTGAATGCTTGTAGTAAGTTGGGAAGCTATTCACTGGGGAAAGTAATCCATGCCCGGATAATAGTCTCGGATGGTTTAGCTGATTCAGTTGTGGAGAACGCACTTCTTGACATGTATTGCAGTTGTGGGGATGTGAAAGAAGCGCTCTTTGTGTTTGAGAGGATTCATAACCCAAATTTGGTGGCATGGAACTCGATTATCTCGGGTTGTTCAGAGAATGGATTTGGAGAGGAAGCGATTCTTATGTATGGAAGGTTACAGAGGAGGTCCACACCAAGGCCAGATGAATATACTCTCTCTGCTGTTATATGTGCCACAGGGGAAACAGAGTGGTTCATTCATGGAAAGCTTCTCCATGGACAGGTAACGAAATTGGGATACGAAAGGAGTGTTTTTGTTGGAACAACACTCTTGTCCATGTACTTCAAGAACGGGGAAGCTGAAGCTGCTCAGAAGGTGTTTGACGTGATTAGAGAGAGGGATATTGTTCTGTGGACTGAGATGATAGTAGGGCAATCGAGAGTAGGAAACAGCGAGTGTGCTGTCCAACTCTTCGTTGAAATGTACAGAGAGAAAAATAGAACTGATGGTTTTTCCCTGAGCAGTGTCTTGGGAGCGTGTTCAGATATGGCATTGCTAAGACAAGGTGAAGTGTTCCATTCTCTTACCGTGAAGACAGGATTCGATAGTGTGATGTCGGTATGTGGAGCCTTAGTAGACATGTATGGGAAAACCGGAAAATACAGTGCTGCAGAATCAGTATTCTCTCTTGTTTCAAATCCGGATTTGAAATGTTGGAACTCAATGCTAGGAGCTTATAGTCAACATGGAATGTTAGAAAAGGCTCTGAGTTTCTTTGAACAAATCCTACAAAACGGTCTCACCCCTGATGCAGTAACGTACTTATCTTTACTTGTAGCCTGCAGCCACAGTGGATCAATTCAGCAAGGTAAGTTCCTGTGGAACCAAATGAAGGAGAGAGGCATCAAAGCCGGATTTAAGCACTATTCTTGCATGGTGAATTTGGTATCTAAAGCTGGGTTAGTAGACGAAGCACTGGAACTGATACAAGAATCTCttcctggaaacaaccaaacaGAGCTCTGGAGAACTCTGCTAAGCGCATGTGTCAACACAAGAGACTTGCAGATGGGACTATACGCGGCTGATCAGATCCTGAGACTTGATCCAGAAGACACTGCAACGTACATACTACTATCGAATCTTTATGCGGTGAAAGGAAGATGGGAGGATGTTGCAGAGATGAGAAGGAAGATTAGAGGATTAGCTTCTGCTAAAGATCCAGGATTGAGCTGGATTGAAGTGAACAACAACAGTACTCAAGTTTTCTCCTCTGGGGATCAGTCTAACACAGAAGTAATACAAGTGCAAGATGAATTACATAGGTTAAAGAGTAATATGTTGTgtagatcatcatcatccattGAACAAGATCAATTCCTTACAAGACCTGACTGTTCCCATTAA
- the LOC106444307 gene encoding protein JINGUBANG-like has protein sequence MHHKASSRDTNSQNFPKLKSVETDPDPDIYDITYVDVSPSVGSTSPLSKSPWIAHVDPTDLEPPHSGIKSTANTREPKNYSPNILMGSLFREEGHIYSLATSGDLLYTGSDSKNIRVWKNQTEFSSFKSNSGLVKAIVLAGDKIFTGHQDGKIRVWKVSSKDSNIFRRIGTMPVFRDYLRNSITPSSYFSFMRKNPTSTSAQGFRHVDAISCLTLSEDKKLLYSGSWDQTFKVWRISDLRCLESVKAHDDAVNAVVSGFDGLVFSGSADGTVKVWRREDQAKETKHFFSETLLKQDCAVTAIAVDQSATLVYCGSSDGTVNFWERDNNMKNGGVLKGHKLAVLCLVAAGSLLFSGSADLGIRVWRRPERGDGRGGDVGGGGGEHVCIAVLKGHAGPVKCMAVERDQESASGEKRWIVYSGSLDRSVKMWRVSESSPPIEDQSSDPFDGPTELTMAPSFSGKGRE, from the coding sequence ATGCATCACAAGGCTTCAAGCAGAGACACCAACAGCCAAAACTTTCCAAAACTCAAGAGTGTAGAAACTGATCCAGATCCCGACATTTATGACATAACATACGTCGATGTCTCTCCCTCTGTCGGCTCCACTTCTCCCTTATCCAAATCCCCATGGATCGCACACGTCGATCCCACCGACCTGGAACCGCCCCATTCCGGGATAAAGTCCACAGCCAACACAAGAGAACCTAAAAACTACTCACCTAACATCCTCATGGGCTCTCTCTTCCGCGAAGAAGGCCATATATATTCTCTAGCCACATCTGGCGACCTACTCTACACGGGATCTGACTCCAAGAACATTAGGGTTTGGAAAAACCAAACCGAGTTCTCGAGTTTCAAATCAAACAGCGGTTTGGTCAAAGCCATTGTCCTAGCCGGAGACAAGATCTTCACCGGACATCAAGACGGGAAGATCCGTGTGTGGAAAGTCTCGTCCAAAGACTCCAACATCTTTCGACGTATAGGTACCATGCCCGTTTTTCGAGACTACCTCAGAAACTCCATCACGCCTTCTTCGTACTTCAGCTTCATGAGAAAGAACCCGACCAGCACCAGCGCTCAGGGGTTCCGCCACGTGGACGCGATCTCGTGCCTCACGTTGAGCGAAGACAAGAAGCTTTTGTACTCCGGGTCGTGGGACCAGACGTTTAAAGTGTGGAGGATCTCGGACCTTAGATGCTTGGAGTCGGTGAAGGCCCACGACGACGCCGTAAACGCCGTCGTTTCCGGTTTCGACGGTTTGGTTTTCTCCGGTTCGGCGGACGGTACGGTTAAGGTGTGGAGGAGAGAGGACCAAGCTAAGGAGACGAAACATTTCTTCTCCGAGACGCTGCTGAAACAAGACTGCGCCGTTACGGCGATCGCGGTTGATCAGAGCGCGACGTTAGTTTACTGCGGTTCGTCTGACGGAACCGTTAACTTCTGGGAGCGGGATAATAACATGAAAAACGGCGGCGTTTTGAAGGGGCATAAGCTCGCGGTGCTCTGCCTCGTGGCTGCGGGGAGCTTGTTGTTCAGTGGCTCGGCTGATCTCGGGATTCGCGTTTGGAGGAGACCGGAACGTGGTGACGGCAGAGGCGGAGacgttggaggaggaggaggagagcaCGTGTGTATTGCGGTGTTGAAGGGACATGCAGGTCCGGTGAAGTGTATGGCAGTGGAGAGAGATCAAGAATCGGCTTCGGGTGAGAAACGGTGGATCGTGTACAGTGGGAGTTTAGATAGGTCGGTGAAGATGTGGCGTGTGTCGGAGAGTTCGCCGCCTATTGAAGACCAGTCATCGGATCCGTTTGATGGTCCGACTGAATTAACGATGGCTCCTAGCTTCTCGGGTAAAGGGAGAGAATGA
- the LOC106440003 gene encoding methylesterase 10 gives MQTQHMQQQHHHHFVLVHGSCHGAWCWFKLAGKLKGNGQRVTAIELGGSGIDKRRLDEVRSVSEYLEPLMSFMESLPEEEKVVLVGHSYGGIGTSLAMERFPTKISVGIFISAYMPHHESPPSVLIQEYFKRLPDGFAMDCEFTFEEGPGQPPSSVMFGNSFMKEKAYSNCQSEDLELAMTLVKPSRLYPKEMEGKDLLTKERYGSGKRVFIVCEGDNVVPEEIQRWMISNYEPNEVKVVEEAGHMAMITKPQQLSLLLQEIAAKYN, from the exons ATGCAAACACAGCACATGCAACAACAACACCACCACCATTTCGTGCTTGTCCACGGATCATGTCATGGGGCATGGTGCTGGTTCAAGCTGGCGGGAAAGCTCAAGGGCAATGGTCAACGAGTGACAGCTATTGAACTTGGTGGGTCCGGTATCGACAAGAGGAGGCTCGACGAGGTTCGTTCTGTCTCCGAGTATCTAGAGCCTTTGATGAGTTTCATGGAGTCTCTCCCTGAGGAAGAGAAGGTGGTCCTTGTTGGTCATAGCTATGGTGGCATTGGAACCTCTCTCGCTATGGAAAGGTTTCCGACCAAAATCTCTGTCGGAATCTTCATCTCTGCTTATATGCCACACCATGAGTCTCCTCCTTCCGTTCTCATTCAAGAG TATTTCAAACGTCTCCCTGATGGATTCGCCATGGATTGTGAGTTTACATTTGAGGAAGGACCAGGACAGCCGCCAAGTTCAGTTATGTTCGGTAATAGCTTCATGAAGGAGAAGGCATATAGTAACTGCCAGTCAGAG GATCTAGAACTAGCCATGACGTTGGTGAAACCGAGCAGGTTATACCCAAAGGAAATGGAAGGTAAAGATTTGCTGACCAAGGAGAGGTATGGATCTGGGAAGAGAGTGTTTATCGTCTGCGAAGGTGACAATGTGGTTCCAGAGGAGATTCAGAGGTGGATGATTAGTAACTACGAACCTAACGAAGTGAAAGTGGTTGAAGAAGCTGGTCACATGGCTATGATCACCAAGCCTCAACAGCTTTCTCTACTGTTACAGGAAATAGCAGCAAAATACAACTGA
- the LOC106444308 gene encoding RPW8-like protein 3: MVIELMAGAALGLALQVVHEAIKKAIERSLSTRYILYRLEDTISRITTFVAQVDKLSEEVEDSPRKIIEDLKNHLDNAASLLKAYAELRRRNLIKKYRCRRSIKELEASLRCMINVDVQVNHWDIKKLMATMSETNTKLQPTDCFKSKHCISQSSNQHIFKARDPSSEERAECLSDEPKPKIDIHIRWSSRKRNKDRDIRFTIK; this comes from the exons ATGGTTATCGAGCTTATGGCAGGGGCTGCTCTTGGACTTGCTCTCCAAGTCGTCCACGAAGCCATTAAAAAAGCAATAGAGAGATCTTTAAGCACAAGATATATCTTGTACCGTCTTGAGGATACAATCTCGAGGATCACTACATTTGTGGCTCAAGTCGATAAACTCAGTGAAGAAGTTGAAGATTCTCCGAGGAAAATCATTGAAGATCTTAAGAATCACCTTGACAACGCTGCTTCTCTTCTTAAAGCTTATGCGGAGCTCAGACGCAGAAATTTAATCAAGAAGTATAG GTGCAGGAGAAGCATCAAAGAGTTGGAAGCTTCATTGAGATGCATGATAAATGTGGATGTTCAAGTCAACCATTGGGATATCAAAAAGCTGATGGCCACGATGTCTGAAACGAACACTAAACTCCAACCAACGGATTGTTTCAAGAGCAAACATTGCATATCACAAAGTAGTAATCAACATATATTCAAAGCAAGAGACCCATCTTCAGAGGAACGAGCTGAATGTCTGAGTGATGAACCTAAACCGAAAATTGATATCCACATACGATGGAGTTCAAGAAAACGGAACAAAGATCGTGATATAAGGTTCACTATCAAGTGA
- the LOC106440004 gene encoding serine/threonine-protein kinase SRK2D, translating into MDPTTAAVMPIDLPIIHESDRYDFVRDIGSGNFGVARLMTDRVTKELVAVKYIERGDKIDENVQREIINHRSLRHPNIVRFKEVILTPSHLAIVMEYASGGELYDRICNAGRFSEDEARFFFQQLISGVNYCHAMQICHRDLKLENTLLDGSPAPRLKICDFGYSKSSVLHSQPKSTVGTPAYIAPEILLRQEYDGKMADVWSCGVTLYVMLVGAYPFEDPAEPRDYRKTIQRILSVTYSIPEDLNLSPGCRQLISRIFVADPATRISIPEIKSHEWFLKNLPGDLMDENRMSSQFQEPEQPMQSLDTIMQIISEATIPAVRNRCLDDFMADNLDLDDDMDDFDSESEIDVDSSGEIVYAL; encoded by the exons ATGGATCCGACGACGGCGGCGGTGATGCCGATTGATTTGCCGATCATACACGAGAGCGATCGGTACGACTTCGTGAGAGATATTGGGTCTGGCAACTTCGGGGTAGCTCGTCTCATGACCGATAGAGTTACAAAGGAGCTCGTCGCTGTTAAGTACATCGAGAGAGGTGACAAA attgaTGAGAATGTGCAGAgggagatcatcaaccacaggTCCTTGAGGCATCCTAATATCGTCAGGTTTAAGGAGGTGATTTTGACGCCTAGCCATCTGGCTATTGTGATGGAGTATGCTTCTGGTGGTGAGCTTTATGACCGCATCTGTAACGCTGGTCGGTTTAGTGAAGATGAG GCTAGGTTCTTCTTTCAGCAGCTTATCTCTGGAGTTAATTATTGTCATGCAATG CAAATATGTCATCGAGACCTGAAGCTGGAGAATACATTGTTGGATGGAAGTCCTGCCCCTCGTTTGAAAATTTGTGATTTTGGTTACTCCAAG TCTTCTGTTCTTCACTCGCAACCAAAGTCAACTGTTGGTACTCCTGCATACATCGCACCAGAGATCCTTCTTCGTCAGGAATATGATGGCAAG ATGGCAGATGTATGGTCATGCGGTGTGACCTTATACGTTATGTTGGTTGGAGCTTATCCATTTGAGGATCCAGCTGAGCCAAGAGACTATCGAAAGACTATACAA AGAATCCTTAGTGTCACTTACTCAATCCCTGAGGACTTAAACCTCTCACCAGGATGTCGCCAGCTTATCTCAAGGATCTTCGTAGCCGATCCTGCAACA AGAATCAGCATCCCAGAGATCAAATCCCATGAATGGTTCTTGAAGAATCTCCCCGGTGATCTGATGGACGAGAACAGAATGAGTAGTCAGTTCCAAGAGCCGGAGCAGCCGATGCAGAGCCTGGACACTATCATGCAGATCATCTCGGAGGCTACCATTCCAGCCGTTAGAAACCGTTGCCTTGATGACTTCATGGCTGATAATCTTGACCTTGACGATGACATGGATGACTTTGATTCCGAATCTGAGATTGATGTTGACAGTAGCGGAGAGATAGTTTATGCTCTTTGA
- the LOC106444305 gene encoding UPF0481 protein At3g47200 yields the protein MVLVNLHTDGQPIIINRRMLTWYLLRMRDQTRNRQSQPVQDLNLLGLPLPGINGLGQENGLQNHEQQREEWVISVKGKMEQALRDGSTTSWDKLCIYRVPLHLQENDKKSYFPQTVSLGPYHHGNKHLLPMEFHKWRAVNMIMSRTGQGIEIYIDAMKELEERARACYQGPIALSVNEFTEMLVLDGCFVLELFRGTVEGFQPIGYARNDPVFAMRGLMHSIQRDMVMLENQLPLFVLDRLLELQLGTLNQTGLVAQVAVKFFDPLMPTGEASTRLNPSKLKPWLERSLNSLGDNGDLHCLDVFRRSLLKFSYTPNPRSEEDPLPLNLVDKRQQQLVHCVTELREAGVKFKTRKTDRFWDIRFEHGCLEIPKLLIHDGTKSLFSNLIAFEQCHIDSTKDITSYIIFMDNLINSSEDVSYLHYCGIIEHWLGSDAEVADLFNRLCQEVFFDPKDSYLSKLSDEVNYYYSRRWNALKATLKHRYFNNPWAYFSFFAAVILLVLTLVQSFYAVYAYYKPPS from the exons ATGGTTTTAGTTAATCTTCACACCGATGGTCAACCAATTATCATCAACAGACGCATGTTGACCTGGTACTTACTACGCATGAGAGATCAAACAAGAAACCGACAATCTCAACCGGTTCAAGATCTGAATCTCCTTGGTTTACCTTTACCGGGTATTAACGGACTGGGTCAAGAGAATGGCTTGCAGAACCACGAGCAGCAAAGAGAAGAATGGGTGATTTCAGTGAAAGGCAAGATGGAGCAAGCACTTCGAGACGGTTCCACAACTAGTTGGGACAAACTCTGTATTTATAGAGTTCCACTTCACCTGCAAGAAAACGACAAGAAGTCCTACTTCCCTCAAACCGTCTCGCTAGGTCCGTACCATCATGGCAACAAACATCTTCTGCCCATGGAGTTTCACAAGTGGCGTGCAGTCAACATGATCATGTCACGCACCGGGCAAGGCattgaaatatatattgatgCCATGAAAGAGCTTGAGGAGAGGGCTCGTGCTTGCTACCAAGGGCCTATTGCTTTAAGCGTTAATGAGTTCACAGAAATGCTTGTTCTTGATGGCTGTTTTGTCCTAGAGCTCTTCAGGGGAACTGTGGAAGGATTCCAGCCAATCGG ATATGCACGCAACGATCCTGTTTTCGCCATGCGGGGATTGATGCATTCAATTCAACGTGACATGGTAATGCTGGAAAATCAACTACCTCTCTTCGTTCTAGACCGGTTATTAGAGCTACAGCTTGGTACACTGAACCAAACCGGTTTAGTGGCACAAGTAGCCGTTAAGTTCTTTGATCCACTAATGCCAACAGGAGAGGCCTCTACCAGATTGAACCCGTCAAAACTCAAGCCCTGGCTGGAAAGATCCTTGAACTCACTTGGCGACAATGGTGACTTGCACTGTCTAGATGTTTTCCGTCGAAGCCTCCTCAAGTTTAGTTATACACCGAATCCGAGGTCTGAGGAGGATCCGCTCCCGTTGAACCTGGTGGACAAGCGACAACAACAACTCGTACATTGCGTCACGGAACTAAGAGAAGCTGGTGTTAAATTCAAGACAAGGAAAACCGACAGGTTTTGGGATATCCGGTTCGAACATGGTTGTCTAGAGATACCCAAACTACTAATCCACGACG GTACCAAATCCCTCTTTTCGAATCTTATAGCTTTCGAACAATGCCATATTGACTCGACCAAGGACATAACATCATACATAATTTTCATGGATAATCTAATAAATTCTTCTGAAGATGTTAGCTACTTGCACTACTGTGGTATCATTGAACATTGGCTAGGGAGTGATGCTGAAGTTGCGGATTTGTTCAACCGGCTATGTCAGGAAGTGTTTTTCGATCCCAAAGATAGTTATTTATCTAAACTGTCTGATGAGGTTAACTATTACTATAGCCGTAGGTGGAATGCTTTGAAGGCTACTTTAAAACACAGGTACTTCAATAACCCTTGGGCATATTTCTCATTTTTCGCTGCAGTGATCCTGCTAGTGCTCACATTAGTCCAGAGCTTTTATGCTGTTTATGCTTATTATAAGCCACCTTCTTGA